The following proteins come from a genomic window of Deltaproteobacteria bacterium:
- a CDS encoding radical SAM protein: MKSRDLLLINPWVYDFAAYDLWAKPLGLLYLAALLEKNDWEISYIDCLDVHHPALKGGFKPPKRRPDHRGHFYKEVVDRPPPLQEIPRRFHRFGIPPDVFKETLQSLPTPQAILVTSGMTYWYLGVQEVIKVVKEVFPHVPLILGGIYATLCSDHAERGSGADFIIRGWGEVQILELLDELTGVSPSFLPDLNDLNDLSYPAFYLYPSLDYVCVLTSRGCPFKCTYCASPILNPGFLKRDPAKVVEEIAHWVRRYGVEDIAFYDDALLVDGQFAISLLKGIKERDIEARFHTPNGLHARGMTEEVAKLMRQVGFATVRLGLETSNQERQLATGAKVSNDAFKEAVRNLQRAGYSPWEIGAYILVGLPGQSKEEVEETICFVWESGARPYLAEYSPLPGTPLWEEAMKVSPFDLEGEPLFHNNTILPCRWKGLSWEDLRALKGMVQKEVPVAT, translated from the coding sequence TTGAAGAGCAGAGACCTCCTCCTGATCAACCCCTGGGTCTACGATTTCGCCGCCTATGACCTCTGGGCCAAGCCTCTGGGGCTCCTCTATCTGGCCGCCCTCTTAGAGAAAAATGATTGGGAGATAAGCTACATCGACTGCCTCGATGTCCACCACCCTGCCCTAAAGGGGGGATTTAAACCACCAAAAAGGAGGCCAGACCATCGGGGGCATTTTTACAAAGAGGTAGTGGATAGACCACCCCCTTTACAGGAGATCCCCCGCCGGTTTCATCGGTTTGGCATCCCTCCTGATGTCTTCAAGGAGACCCTACAATCCCTTCCCACGCCCCAGGCCATCCTGGTCACCTCAGGGATGACCTACTGGTATTTGGGGGTGCAAGAGGTCATCAAGGTTGTCAAAGAGGTCTTTCCGCATGTGCCCCTGATCTTAGGGGGGATATACGCCACCCTCTGTTCGGACCACGCAGAGAGGGGTTCGGGGGCTGATTTCATCATCAGGGGGTGGGGGGAGGTCCAGATCCTGGAGCTCTTGGATGAGTTGACAGGGGTCTCCCCCTCGTTCCTCCCTGACCTAAATGACCTCAATGACCTTTCCTATCCGGCCTTTTATCTTTACCCCAGTCTAGACTACGTCTGCGTCCTCACCTCCAGGGGGTGTCCCTTTAAGTGCACCTATTGTGCCTCTCCCATCCTCAATCCTGGATTTTTAAAGAGAGATCCCGCCAAGGTGGTTGAGGAGATCGCCCATTGGGTGAGGAGATACGGTGTGGAGGATATCGCCTTTTACGACGATGCCCTCTTGGTTGATGGACAATTCGCCATCTCTCTGTTGAAGGGGATAAAAGAAAGGGATATCGAGGCCAGGTTTCACACCCCCAATGGGCTCCATGCCCGAGGGATGACCGAAGAGGTGGCCAAACTGATGCGCCAAGTGGGATTTGCTACGGTCCGTCTCGGATTGGAGACCTCCAACCAGGAGCGCCAGTTGGCTACTGGTGCCAAGGTGAGCAATGATGCATTCAAGGAGGCAGTGCGGAATCTCCAACGGGCGGGCTACTCCCCTTGGGAGATAGGGGCCTATATCCTGGTGGGGCTCCCCGGCCAGAGCAAAGAAGAGGTAGAGGAGACGATCTGCTTTGTCTGGGAGAGTGGAGCTAGGCCATATCTGGCGGAATACTCCCCCCTTCCCGGTACCCCCTTGTGGGAAGAGGCAATGAAGGTTTCCCCCTTTGATCTGGAAGGGGAACCCCTGTTTCACAACAACACCATTTTGCCCTGTCGCTGGAAGGGATTGAGCTGGGAAGATCTGCGGGCCCTGAAGGGCATGGTCCAAAAGGAGGTTCCCGTTGCAACCTAA
- a CDS encoding TPM domain-containing protein yields MPLKGNRYWKVLPFLGLIFALILTPLQAQGQKFPPPVEAVNDFAEVISQEYEAQMNQLARALWDQTGSALVVATFRDLGGESPEEFATRLYEAWGIGRKGEDKGILILVALKERRVRIETGYGVEGILPDAKVGGIMDQYIVPFLRRGEYGKGLLNGMMALAQVVAQDAGVKLDLDRYAPRPAVQPKAKKGLPLFPILFLLFVIFGLLGRGMGFLPFLFFPWIFMGGGGRGMGGGFGGFGGGFGGFGGGMSGGGGATRGF; encoded by the coding sequence ATGCCTCTAAAAGGAAACAGATATTGGAAGGTATTACCCTTTTTAGGGCTGATCTTCGCCCTCATCCTTACCCCCCTTCAGGCCCAGGGGCAGAAGTTCCCCCCGCCGGTGGAGGCGGTCAACGACTTTGCTGAGGTGATCTCGCAGGAGTATGAGGCCCAGATGAATCAACTGGCCAGGGCCCTCTGGGACCAGACAGGAAGCGCCTTGGTAGTTGCCACCTTTCGGGACCTGGGAGGTGAGAGCCCGGAGGAGTTCGCCACCAGGCTCTATGAGGCGTGGGGGATCGGTAGAAAGGGCGAGGACAAGGGGATCCTTATCCTAGTAGCCCTGAAGGAGAGGCGGGTAAGGATCGAGACCGGTTATGGCGTAGAGGGAATCCTTCCTGATGCCAAGGTGGGGGGGATTATGGATCAATACATCGTCCCCTTTCTGCGCCGGGGTGAATACGGGAAGGGTCTGCTCAATGGAATGATGGCCTTGGCCCAGGTGGTGGCCCAGGATGCCGGGGTAAAACTCGATCTAGACCGATATGCCCCCAGGCCAGCGGTGCAACCCAAGGCGAAGAAGGGGCTTCCCCTCTTCCCCATCCTCTTCCTCCTCTTCGTCATCTTCGGCCTTTTGGGCCGTGGTATGGGTTTTCTCCCCTTTTTGTTTTTCCCCTGGATCTTTATGGGAGGAGGTGGAAGGGGGATGGGCGGTGGCTTTGGTGGCTTTGGCGGAGGTTTCGGTGGCTTTGGCGGTGGGATGAGTGGAGGTGGTGGAGCCACCAGGGGTTTCTAA
- a CDS encoding LemA family protein, which translates to MGRGTKVGLIIVAIVLVLVLGSYSYIKGTYNELVTLDEGFKAAWAQVENQLQRRMDLIPNYVETVKGYARHEQEVFLKVTEARAKVAGAGSISKKIAANNELTAALGRLLLVVERYPDLKANQNFIRLQDELAGTENRIAVERRRYNEAVRAYNVRIRRFPTNILAGIFGFTRAPFFEAPEEATKPPKVKF; encoded by the coding sequence ATGGGAAGAGGGACAAAGGTTGGCCTGATCATCGTAGCCATAGTCCTGGTCTTGGTCCTGGGCTCCTATTCTTATATCAAGGGGACCTATAACGAACTGGTGACCTTGGACGAAGGGTTCAAGGCGGCCTGGGCCCAGGTGGAAAACCAGCTCCAGCGCAGGATGGACCTCATCCCCAATTATGTGGAGACAGTAAAGGGGTATGCCCGACATGAGCAGGAGGTCTTTCTGAAGGTCACTGAGGCGCGGGCCAAGGTCGCGGGGGCAGGGAGCATATCCAAAAAGATAGCGGCCAACAACGAGCTGACAGCGGCCCTGGGCAGGTTACTGCTGGTGGTGGAACGGTATCCCGACCTCAAGGCCAATCAGAACTTCATCCGCCTCCAGGATGAGCTGGCCGGTACCGAGAATCGCATCGCGGTGGAGCGCAGGAGGTATAACGAGGCGGTCAGGGCCTATAATGTTCGCATTCGGAGATTTCCCACCAACATCTTGGCGGGGATCTTCGGCTTCACCAGGGCCCCTTTCTTTGAGGCCCCTGAGGAGGCCACGAAGCCACCAAAGGTCAAATTCTGA
- a CDS encoding NTP transferase domain-containing protein, which produces MKAMILAAGRGTRVGPLSRLRPKPLFPVLNRSLLGIIIRQLKRMGAGEVIINAHHLVEKVEEFVHRGRWGLKVEVRVEPEILGTGGGIKNCADFLQDAPFFLVVNADVYHTFDLSPALTYHLEANNLATLVLCDYPRFNQVGVDGEGRIVSIRGREVQRPLSLHRILTFTGIHIISSGLFGYTPSDEYFDIIKLYIDLASRGEAIRGYQVKGGYWRDIGRVEDYRALHQDLLAEQGKPVIHPTVHLEEDVQLEGVVCVGREAHIGPGSLIKDSILWEEVSVQEGSIVEGCVVGDGTQVRGEHRGEVLTPGREGAYRSER; this is translated from the coding sequence ATGAAGGCTATGATCCTGGCCGCCGGTCGGGGGACCAGGGTGGGGCCGCTGAGCAGGCTCAGGCCCAAACCCCTCTTTCCCGTGCTGAACCGATCCCTGCTGGGAATCATCATCAGGCAACTAAAGCGGATGGGGGCAGGGGAGGTTATCATCAACGCCCACCACTTGGTCGAAAAGGTGGAGGAGTTCGTGCACAGGGGAAGGTGGGGCCTGAAGGTGGAAGTGAGGGTTGAGCCTGAGATCCTGGGCACTGGTGGGGGGATCAAAAACTGCGCTGACTTTCTTCAGGATGCGCCCTTCTTCTTGGTGGTGAACGCAGATGTTTATCATACTTTCGATCTGAGCCCTGCCCTTACATATCATTTAGAGGCAAACAACCTCGCCACCTTGGTCCTCTGCGATTATCCCCGTTTTAATCAGGTGGGGGTGGATGGGGAGGGGAGGATCGTCAGTATTAGGGGGAGGGAGGTGCAGAGGCCCCTTTCTCTCCACCGTATCCTGACCTTTACGGGGATTCATATCATCTCGTCTGGGCTTTTTGGATACACCCCGTCTGATGAATATTTTGATATTATAAAGCTATATATTGATCTTGCCTCCCGAGGGGAGGCCATCAGGGGCTATCAGGTAAAGGGGGGATATTGGCGGGATATAGGGAGGGTGGAAGACTATCGCGCCCTGCATCAGGACCTCTTGGCAGAGCAGGGGAAGCCGGTCATCCATCCCACGGTCCATCTGGAGGAGGATGTCCAGTTGGAGGGGGTCGTCTGTGTGGGAAGGGAAGCCCATATCGGGCCTGGTTCATTGATTAAAGACTCCATCCTCTGGGAGGAGGTCTCGGTCCAAGAGGGGAGTATAGTGGAAGGGTGCGTCGTGGGGGATGGAACGCAAGTAAGGGGTGAACATAGGGGGGAGGTCTTGACCCCAGGGAGGGAAGGTGCCTACAGGAGCGAAAGATGA
- a CDS encoding phosphotransferase: protein MPTGAKDEIRGAPAPELVRFVRGHLPEGGLSWEEIAGDGSGRRFYRVRGMGRSLVAMVQDRPPKDQRGVSENDSFLYIAQHLRKKGIPVPEIYSYEKERGWFLLEDLGDLHLQAEVMRVRGDQQSLKEIYQRVIDLLTLIQVEGRKGFDPARTHNPPYDEGFMLAWESGYFHFAFLVGYLGLSIPDEELRDELEDLAQRAAQAQGGYFLYRDFQSRNIMVRDGELGLLDFQGARLGPLQYDLASLLLDPYVELQGEIQEELMAYYLLRIQERVLLDPQGFRELYPLVALHRNMQILGAFAFLIQARGKEFYRRYIPPALKSLRILLGNQMFNAYRRLRRVVFEEIKGI, encoded by the coding sequence GTGCCTACAGGAGCGAAAGATGAGATAAGAGGTGCTCCTGCACCTGAGTTGGTTCGGTTTGTCCGGGGACATCTGCCAGAGGGTGGCCTCTCATGGGAGGAGATAGCCGGGGATGGTTCGGGAAGGCGCTTTTATCGGGTCAGGGGAATGGGGAGGAGCTTGGTGGCCATGGTTCAAGATCGTCCTCCGAAGGATCAGCGTGGGGTAAGCGAGAACGATTCCTTTCTCTATATTGCCCAGCACCTAAGGAAAAAGGGGATTCCCGTGCCGGAGATCTATTCTTACGAGAAGGAGAGGGGTTGGTTCCTCTTGGAGGATTTGGGAGATCTTCACCTCCAGGCCGAGGTCATGCGGGTAAGGGGAGATCAACAGAGTCTAAAGGAGATCTACCAAAGGGTAATAGACCTCCTCACGCTCATCCAGGTAGAGGGGCGAAAGGGCTTTGACCCCGCCAGGACCCATAATCCACCCTATGACGAGGGTTTTATGCTGGCGTGGGAGTCGGGGTATTTTCATTTCGCCTTCTTGGTGGGCTATCTCGGCCTCTCTATCCCCGACGAAGAACTCAGGGATGAGCTGGAAGACCTGGCCCAGAGGGCGGCGCAGGCGCAGGGGGGTTATTTCCTGTATCGGGATTTCCAATCCAGGAACATCATGGTAAGGGATGGGGAGTTGGGCTTGCTCGACTTTCAAGGGGCCAGGTTGGGCCCCCTCCAATATGACCTGGCTTCGCTCCTGCTGGACCCCTATGTGGAACTGCAGGGGGAGATTCAAGAAGAGCTTATGGCGTATTACCTGCTGAGGATACAGGAGCGGGTCCTGTTGGATCCACAGGGCTTTCGGGAACTCTATCCCCTGGTTGCGCTCCATCGCAATATGCAGATCTTAGGGGCCTTCGCCTTCCTGATCCAAGCTAGGGGAAAGGAATTTTACCGGAGATATATCCCCCCTGCCCTGAAGAGCCTGCGGATCCTTCTAGGGAATCAGATGTTCAACGCTTATAGGAGATTGAGAAGGGTGGTCTTTGAGGAGATTAAGGGGATATGA
- a CDS encoding LD-carboxypeptidase encodes MRGCRRLRKTPLLFPGDTVGIIAPASYLPKGDEGYLQRGVERLREMGFAIKYSPSLLKRRYLYLAGEDGERAQELMGMFLDPEVKAILCTRGGYGAQRIIPYLDPDLIRDHPKPFVGCSDITVLLIYLLQRCSLTPFHGPNVATRQFVEGDEAVRRSLKQALTSPDTLGEVRCSVLRRGEAQGEIIGGCFSSLVTTLGTPYEIDLRGKILFLEDVDEPPYKIDRMLTHLKSAGKLMGVKGIIFGQMPGCDSGDDLLQEMILDVFGDFEGPLLFGFPSGHGTLNLTIPLGVNVLVEEGVVTFQEGGVE; translated from the coding sequence ATGAGGGGATGTCGTCGTCTAAGGAAGACTCCTCTCCTTTTTCCTGGTGATACCGTCGGCATCATAGCGCCGGCCAGCTACCTCCCCAAAGGGGATGAAGGATATCTGCAGCGGGGGGTGGAGAGGTTGAGGGAGATGGGATTCGCGATCAAATATTCCCCTTCCCTCCTGAAGAGGAGGTACCTCTACTTGGCCGGAGAGGACGGGGAGCGGGCCCAAGAACTTATGGGGATGTTTCTGGATCCTGAGGTCAAGGCCATCCTTTGCACCCGTGGAGGCTATGGCGCCCAGCGGATCATCCCCTATTTAGATCCAGACCTCATTCGGGATCATCCCAAACCCTTTGTGGGGTGTAGCGATATAACAGTCCTGCTCATCTATTTACTGCAAAGGTGTTCTTTGACCCCCTTTCATGGTCCTAACGTGGCCACCCGCCAGTTTGTGGAAGGGGATGAAGCAGTGAGAAGGTCCCTAAAGCAGGCCCTGACCTCTCCCGATACCTTAGGTGAGGTCAGATGTTCTGTCCTTCGTAGGGGAGAGGCCCAAGGGGAGATCATAGGGGGTTGTTTTTCTTCCCTGGTGACCACCCTGGGGACCCCTTATGAAATAGATCTGAGAGGTAAGATCCTCTTTTTGGAGGATGTGGATGAACCCCCCTACAAGATAGACCGGATGCTCACCCACCTGAAGAGTGCGGGGAAATTGATGGGGGTGAAGGGGATTATCTTTGGCCAGATGCCCGGGTGTGATTCAGGGGACGACCTCTTGCAAGAGATGATCTTGGACGTCTTTGGGGACTTCGAGGGTCCCCTCCTGTTTGGTTTTCCCTCTGGGCATGGAACCCTGAACCTTACCATCCCCCTCGGGGTAAACGTACTGGTGGAAGAGGGGGTGGTGACCTTTCAGGAGGGGGGAGTAGAATGA
- the mpl gene encoding UDP-N-acetylmuramate:L-alanyl-gamma-D-glutamyl-meso-diaminopimelate ligase, with the protein MIGIEKGQTIYFLGIGGIAMAQTALLLQEMGYEVRGSDVSLYPPTDRLLQEGGIAIEEGYDPAHLFPHPDLVVIGNAVSRGNPEVEAVLDDGIPYLSLPELVQEVLLRERQSMVVAGTHGKTTTASLLAWLLFKGGLDPSLLIGGIPLNFGQGFRFGKGDWVVLEGDEYDSAFFDKRPKFLHYLPQVVILNDIEYDHADIYQDLEEVKLSFRRLLDLIPRKGIAIACIDDEAVREVISRAPCRVDTFGAEGRWSPKGVRVTPKGTSFCLYRGEEDLGEFEIPLWGEHNLRNAMGAVVAACLLGLSLPDIRQGLRTFQGVRRRMEVVGEARGITVIDDFAHHPTAVRATLRAVRSRFSNGRLWAIFEPRTQTMRRGFLHRELALALGEADRVVIGSVPSPPAQGSRLDPQRLVQDIKGAQGTAAIYLEDPEEITAHCVAGVAPGDVIVVMSSGYFAGLPGRISNALNPREGLHSLRP; encoded by the coding sequence ATGATCGGGATAGAGAAGGGGCAAACGATTTATTTCCTTGGCATAGGCGGGATCGCCATGGCCCAAACCGCCCTCCTTCTGCAAGAGATGGGATATGAGGTGAGGGGGTCGGATGTCTCCCTTTATCCCCCTACAGATCGACTTCTGCAAGAGGGAGGGATTGCTATAGAGGAGGGGTATGACCCTGCCCATCTCTTCCCTCATCCCGATCTGGTGGTGATCGGTAACGCCGTATCCAGGGGTAATCCAGAGGTGGAGGCCGTCCTGGATGATGGAATCCCCTATCTCTCGCTGCCCGAGTTGGTCCAGGAGGTCCTCCTGCGGGAGAGGCAATCGATGGTAGTGGCCGGCACCCATGGAAAGACCACCACGGCATCCCTGCTCGCCTGGCTCCTGTTCAAGGGTGGTCTTGACCCCTCTCTTTTGATTGGGGGGATCCCCCTGAACTTCGGCCAAGGGTTCCGTTTTGGTAAGGGGGATTGGGTGGTCCTGGAGGGGGATGAGTATGACAGCGCCTTTTTTGACAAGCGCCCCAAGTTTCTTCATTACCTTCCCCAGGTAGTGATTTTGAATGACATCGAATACGATCATGCCGACATCTACCAGGATCTGGAGGAGGTGAAGCTCTCCTTCCGCCGTCTTCTAGACCTCATCCCCCGCAAGGGGATCGCCATCGCCTGTATTGATGATGAAGCCGTAAGAGAGGTGATCTCCCGAGCCCCTTGCCGGGTGGATACCTTCGGGGCAGAGGGGAGATGGTCGCCAAAGGGGGTAAGGGTGACCCCAAAGGGGACAAGCTTTTGCCTTTACAGGGGAGAGGAGGATCTGGGGGAGTTTGAGATCCCCTTATGGGGTGAGCACAATCTGAGAAATGCCATGGGGGCTGTGGTAGCTGCCTGCCTCCTTGGCCTTTCCTTGCCGGATATACGGCAGGGGTTGCGGACCTTTCAAGGGGTCAGGCGTCGGATGGAGGTGGTCGGGGAGGCCCGGGGGATAACGGTAATAGACGACTTTGCCCATCACCCCACTGCCGTGCGCGCGACCCTGCGGGCGGTAAGGTCCCGTTTTTCCAATGGGCGTCTTTGGGCCATCTTCGAACCCCGCACCCAGACCATGCGCAGGGGGTTTCTGCACAGGGAGCTCGCTTTAGCCCTGGGGGAGGCCGACCGTGTGGTAATAGGGAGTGTTCCCTCACCCCCAGCCCAGGGAAGTAGATTGGACCCCCAAAGGTTGGTGCAAGATATCAAGGGGGCTCAGGGGACTGCTGCCATCTACCTGGAGGATCCAGAGGAGATCACCGCCCATTGTGTCGCAGGGGTGGCCCCTGGAGATGTCATTGTGGTTATGAGCAGTGGCTATTTTGCTGGCCTTCCAGGGAGGATATCCAACGCCCTAAACCCTCGTGAGGGTTTACACTCACTCCGCCCATGA
- a CDS encoding HD domain-containing protein — MKELSCYQFIVKRYFHGKFLTSSALIWHRDETMVSEIEDPGKVEKRILDDPIIQRVVELARRREAHLYLVGGAIRDFLLDKEVRDYDFVMQEMEISFLDQLGALFEATYFSMGKGRQEQAYRLVKEEKTLDFTVMVGNNIHQDLMRRDFTINAIAYSFDERRFYAPSQSMKDLKECKIDLISPQAVEMDPLRMLRAIRYRCTLPHFDLTERLREEIRRQKRLVQGVAPERIRGEMDEIILSPSPAQGLQLMRGLGLLTEIFPEMVPLEGLPQGRHHTTDALSHTIEVVGKVVEIIREGPPFSFQPSMQERLILGYGALFHDLGKPATKMIDEGGEVHFYGHPQHSSRLAQGIMRRLKFPNRLRAEVILLVENHMRILTLSAEAPKDKALRRLIHAMGEGIRSLLLLGLAEIEAKGGGDEGEKGRFMDLCQRIWDLYEEEDLIEPMPLLKGRDLLTLGYCPGPRLGEILKEVKRRQIAGELKNREDALKFVQEEYPL, encoded by the coding sequence TTGAAGGAACTTTCATGTTATCAATTTATCGTGAAAAGGTATTTTCACGGTAAATTCTTGACATCTTCTGCCCTGATCTGGCACAGAGATGAGACTATGGTCAGCGAGATAGAGGATCCTGGCAAGGTGGAAAAGAGGATCTTGGATGATCCCATCATTCAGCGGGTGGTGGAGCTTGCCCGCCGGAGGGAGGCACACCTCTATCTGGTGGGAGGCGCTATCCGCGACTTCCTCCTGGACAAAGAGGTCAGGGATTACGATTTTGTCATGCAGGAGATGGAGATATCCTTTCTGGATCAATTGGGGGCCCTCTTTGAGGCCACCTATTTCTCCATGGGTAAGGGGAGGCAGGAGCAGGCTTACCGTCTGGTCAAGGAAGAGAAGACCCTCGACTTCACCGTGATGGTGGGTAATAATATCCATCAAGACTTGATGAGGAGGGACTTCACCATCAACGCCATCGCCTATTCCTTTGACGAACGACGGTTTTACGCCCCCTCTCAGTCCATGAAGGACCTGAAAGAGTGTAAGATCGATCTCATCTCCCCCCAGGCCGTGGAGATGGACCCGCTGCGCATGCTCAGGGCGATCCGCTACCGATGCACCTTGCCCCATTTTGATCTTACCGAAAGGTTGAGAGAGGAGATCAGGCGCCAAAAGAGGTTGGTCCAGGGGGTGGCCCCGGAGAGAATCAGAGGAGAGATGGACGAGATCATCCTCTCCCCTTCCCCTGCCCAAGGCCTGCAGTTGATGCGCGGCCTAGGGCTCCTAACCGAAATCTTTCCGGAGATGGTTCCCCTGGAAGGCCTCCCCCAGGGGCGACATCACACCACCGATGCCCTCTCCCATACCATCGAGGTAGTGGGAAAGGTAGTTGAGATCATTAGAGAGGGTCCTCCTTTTTCTTTCCAACCCTCCATGCAGGAGCGCCTCATCCTGGGATATGGCGCCTTGTTCCATGACCTTGGTAAGCCCGCCACCAAGATGATAGATGAAGGGGGTGAGGTGCATTTTTATGGTCACCCTCAGCACTCCTCCCGCCTGGCCCAGGGGATCATGAGGCGTCTGAAGTTCCCCAACAGGTTGAGGGCTGAGGTCATCCTCCTGGTGGAGAACCACATGCGCATCCTCACCCTCTCAGCAGAGGCACCCAAGGATAAGGCCTTGCGGAGGCTCATCCACGCCATGGGAGAAGGGATCAGATCGTTGCTGCTGCTGGGTCTAGCCGAGATAGAGGCCAAAGGGGGCGGAGATGAAGGGGAAAAGGGGCGATTTATGGACCTCTGTCAACGGATATGGGATCTATACGAGGAGGAGGACCTCATCGAGCCCATGCCTTTGCTGAAGGGGAGGGATCTTTTGACATTGGGCTATTGTCCAGGTCCGCGCCTGGGTGAGATTCTCAAAGAGGTGAAGAGGCGGCAGATTGCAGGGGAGCTGAAGAACAGGGAGGATGCCCTGAAGTTCGTCCAGGAAGAATACCCCCTTTAA
- the coaD gene encoding pantetheine-phosphate adenylyltransferase: MEEKIAVYPGSFDPVTYGHIDIIKRALKIFDKVIVAVAHNYDKKFLFTPGERVEMIEEALKGSHNVIVESFEGLLMEYMKGTNAKVVLRGLRATSDFEYEYHMASMNRSLNKDIDTLFMVTGKDYFFISSRTIKEVTSLGGSVEGLVPENVARKLREKFAPLHRPHHK; encoded by the coding sequence ATGGAGGAGAAGATCGCAGTCTATCCCGGGTCCTTTGACCCTGTCACCTACGGTCACATCGACATCATCAAGCGGGCGCTCAAGATCTTTGACAAGGTCATCGTGGCCGTGGCCCATAACTACGACAAGAAGTTCCTCTTCACCCCCGGGGAGAGGGTGGAGATGATCGAAGAGGCGTTGAAGGGCTCCCACAATGTCATTGTGGAGAGCTTTGAGGGGCTCCTGATGGAATACATGAAGGGGACCAACGCCAAGGTGGTATTGCGTGGGCTTAGGGCAACCTCGGACTTCGAATATGAGTATCATATGGCCTCTATGAACCGCAGCCTAAACAAAGATATCGATACCCTTTTCATGGTAACGGGCAAGGACTACTTTTTCATCAGTTCCAGGACCATCAAGGAGGTGACCAGTCTTGGAGGGTCGGTGGAGGGATTGGTGCCGGAAAATGTGGCCCGGAAGCTGAGGGAGAAGTTTGCCCCACTCCACCGTCCTCACCATAAATGA
- the ispG gene encoding flavodoxin-dependent (E)-4-hydroxy-3-methylbut-2-enyl-diphosphate synthase: MIPREKTRQISVGGVLIGGGAPIVVQSMTTTHPLDVASTMGEIERMERAGCELVRVAVPDKKAIRGLQQVVRSSPLPLIADVHFDHRLALLALEAGVDGLRINPGTIPHRDRLREIIVEASGRGVPIRIGINTGSLEGHILDRFGRATPEAMVESALECIKLCEDVGHRAIKVSLKASDVPRTVEAYRLFSQRSDYPLHLGVTEAGPPFSGVIKSAVALGVLLGEGIGDTIRVSLTGDPVLEVRAAYDILRALRIRERGVEIISCPTCGRCEVELIPLVEEVQERLEHIQTPLTVAVMGCVVNGPGEAKEADVGIAGGKGMGLLFKKGKVIEKVKEGEWVKRLVEEVERMIG; the protein is encoded by the coding sequence ATGATCCCAAGAGAAAAGACCCGACAGATCTCCGTAGGGGGGGTCCTGATTGGTGGAGGGGCCCCAATAGTTGTGCAGTCCATGACCACTACCCATCCCCTTGATGTGGCCTCCACCATGGGGGAAATCGAGAGGATGGAAAGGGCCGGATGTGAGCTCGTTCGGGTGGCTGTACCGGATAAGAAGGCCATCAGGGGATTGCAGCAGGTCGTCCGCAGCTCACCTCTGCCCCTCATTGCCGATGTCCACTTCGATCATCGCCTGGCGCTGCTGGCCCTGGAGGCAGGGGTGGATGGCCTGAGGATCAATCCAGGTACCATCCCCCATAGGGATAGATTGCGGGAGATCATCGTTGAGGCCAGTGGGAGGGGGGTGCCGATCAGGATTGGGATAAATACGGGCTCGTTGGAGGGCCACATCCTGGATAGATTTGGCCGGGCCACCCCTGAAGCCATGGTGGAAAGTGCCTTGGAGTGCATCAAGCTCTGTGAGGACGTAGGGCATAGGGCCATCAAGGTCTCTCTGAAGGCCTCTGACGTCCCCAGGACCGTGGAGGCCTATCGCCTCTTCTCTCAGAGGTCAGATTATCCCCTCCACCTGGGGGTCACCGAGGCGGGTCCCCCCTTCAGCGGGGTCATCAAGTCAGCGGTGGCCCTGGGGGTCCTCTTGGGCGAAGGGATAGGGGATACCATTCGGGTCTCCTTGACCGGTGACCCGGTGCTGGAGGTAAGGGCGGCGTACGATATCCTGCGGGCCCTGCGCATAAGGGAGCGAGGAGTGGAGATCATCTCATGCCCCACCTGTGGGAGGTGTGAGGTGGAACTCATCCCCCTGGTGGAGGAGGTCCAGGAAAGGCTGGAACATATCCAGACCCCTCTCACCGTGGCTGTGATGGGTTGTGTGGTGAACGGTCCGGGGGAGGCTAAGGAGGCCGATGTGGGGATCGCCGGAGGGAAGGGGATGGGTCTCCTTTTCAAAAAAGGTAAGGTCATCGAGAAGGTAAAAGAGGGGGAATGGGTGAAGAGGTTGGTCGAGGAGGTGGAGAGGATGATTGGTTAA